A section of the Roseomonas marmotae genome encodes:
- a CDS encoding branched-chain amino acid aminotransferase has protein sequence MAGVFWHEGKWSTEEPKLLGPMDHAFWLGSIVFDGARAIRGLVPDLDLHCFRAVQSALNMGMKPGLDAHTIEALCREGVAKMPADAELYIRPQFFIRRGIGAAFPDPDSTEFVLSIYDAPMPDASVGFSACLVPERRPAPDMAPTNAKASALYPNSSRAAASARDKGFQNAVLCDFEGNVAEFATSNLMLVKDGVVMTPAANNTFLAGITRTRVLTLLREAGIEARECKVTPDMLREADEIFATGNFGKVQFCTNFEGRALPIGPIGTKARELYFAWAESTSRLLPKAA, from the coding sequence ATGGCTGGCGTCTTCTGGCACGAGGGCAAGTGGTCCACTGAGGAGCCGAAGCTGCTGGGCCCGATGGACCATGCCTTCTGGCTGGGTTCCATCGTGTTCGACGGCGCGCGCGCCATTCGTGGCCTGGTGCCGGATCTGGACCTGCATTGCTTCCGCGCCGTCCAGAGCGCGCTGAACATGGGCATGAAGCCCGGCCTGGACGCCCACACCATCGAGGCCCTGTGCCGCGAGGGCGTGGCGAAGATGCCGGCCGATGCCGAGCTCTACATCCGCCCGCAGTTCTTCATCCGCCGCGGCATCGGCGCCGCCTTCCCGGACCCGGACAGCACGGAGTTCGTGCTCTCCATCTATGACGCGCCGATGCCGGATGCCTCCGTGGGCTTCTCCGCCTGCCTGGTGCCGGAGCGCCGCCCGGCGCCGGACATGGCGCCCACCAATGCCAAGGCCTCGGCGCTGTACCCGAATTCCTCCCGCGCCGCCGCCTCGGCCCGCGACAAGGGCTTCCAGAACGCCGTGCTCTGCGACTTCGAGGGCAATGTGGCGGAATTCGCCACCTCCAACCTGATGCTGGTGAAGGACGGCGTGGTGATGACGCCGGCGGCCAACAACACCTTCCTGGCCGGCATCACCCGCACCCGCGTGCTGACCCTGCTGCGCGAGGCCGGCATCGAGGCGCGCGAATGCAAGGTGACGCCGGACATGCTGCGCGAGGCGGATGAGATCTTCGCCACCGGCAATTTCGGCAAGGTGCAGTTCTGCACCAACTTCGAGGGCCGCGCGCTGCCGATCGGCCCGATCGGCACCAAGGCACGGGAGCTGTATTTCGCCTGGGCGGAATCCACCTCCCGCCTGCTGCCCAAGGCGGCCTGA